A section of the Campylobacter lanienae NCTC 13004 genome encodes:
- a CDS encoding shikimate dehydrogenase — MKYFALFGNPVSHSISPRLHNIALQGLGQRGVYGRILLEQGSDIITKFKKYNLTGANITIPFKESVLADCDELDSIAADIGSINTLVSKKGKIKGYNTDAPGFMMAIAEFGKIDRALILGAGGTAKALSYILHTNGIEIEILNRSDKRAEFINYNFNTYSNFKVSNYDLVINTTSAGLCGDDLPCDEIVLREILSNSKFAFDVIYNRQTPFLRIANDTGLKIKDGKDMLLYQAVLAFNLFYDNKFDESKITKLMRGAFEL; from the coding sequence GTGAAGTATTTTGCTCTATTTGGAAATCCAGTATCTCACTCTATATCGCCTAGACTTCACAATATTGCTCTTCAAGGATTAGGTCAAAGAGGAGTGTATGGTAGGATTTTATTAGAGCAAGGTAGTGATATTATCACTAAGTTTAAAAAATATAATCTAACGGGAGCCAATATCACTATCCCTTTTAAAGAGTCTGTTTTGGCTGATTGTGATGAGCTAGATAGCATTGCAGCCGATATCGGCTCGATCAATACACTAGTTAGCAAAAAGGGCAAAATCAAGGGATATAACACAGATGCACCTGGATTTATGATGGCGATTGCTGAATTTGGTAAGATTGATAGAGCTTTGATATTAGGCGCTGGTGGAACTGCTAAGGCACTTTCATATATTTTACACACTAATGGTATTGAGATTGAAATTTTAAATCGTAGTGATAAAAGAGCTGAATTTATAAATTACAACTTCAATACCTATTCTAACTTTAAAGTTTCAAATTATGATTTAGTCATAAACACCACTTCAGCAGGGCTTTGCGGTGATGATCTTCCGTGTGATGAGATTGTTTTAAGAGAGATTTTATCCAATTCTAAATTTGCTTTTGATGTGATATATAATAGGCAAACCCCATTTTTGCGTATTGCTAATGATACGGGGCTTAAAATCAAAGATGGTAAAGATATGTTGCTTTATCAAGCGGTTTTAGCATTTAATCTATTTTATGATAATAAATTTGATGAGAGTAAAATAACAAAGCTAATGCGTGGAGCATTTGAGCTTTAA
- a CDS encoding SPOR domain-containing protein, with the protein MEENNNLQDILLDKNEEEKSGGMRKILIGVALLVIIFVLVLIVMKFLNSDDKKNNNDIADALLLPTELPTTSTPTNNTSNELFEQVPIVSDTTNSKDSFENIVNEYKNAQAAMDTTIAPVLPPKVEEPFGPVEPKEVKKEPAKQEVAKNLEPKKVESKKPEAKKPETTKPEVKKAEAKKPEAKKEATKKASTPNSTSLAKGSYIQVASVSKLDTNSALIKKIVASGYKYKTHKVVVNGNEVIKILIGPFGADLESNMQKIRQDISNGAFVYRVK; encoded by the coding sequence ATGGAAGAGAATAATAATTTACAAGATATATTGCTAGATAAAAACGAAGAAGAAAAATCAGGTGGTATGCGTAAAATTTTAATTGGCGTGGCGTTGCTAGTTATAATTTTCGTTCTTGTTTTGATTGTTATGAAGTTTTTAAATTCAGATGACAAGAAGAATAATAACGATATAGCTGATGCTCTTTTATTGCCTACTGAGTTGCCTACTACAAGTACTCCAACTAACAATACTTCAAATGAGCTTTTTGAGCAAGTGCCTATAGTGAGCGATACAACAAATTCTAAAGATAGTTTTGAGAATATAGTAAATGAGTATAAAAACGCTCAAGCTGCTATGGATACAACGATAGCGCCAGTATTGCCGCCGAAAGTAGAAGAGCCATTTGGCCCAGTTGAGCCAAAAGAGGTTAAAAAAGAGCCAGCAAAACAAGAAGTTGCTAAAAATTTAGAGCCTAAAAAGGTAGAGAGCAAAAAGCCAGAAGCCAAAAAACCAGAGACGACAAAACCAGAAGTTAAAAAAGCTGAAGCCAAAAAACCAGAAGCCAAAAAAGAGGCCACTAAAAAAGCTTCAACTCCAAATAGCACATCTTTGGCTAAAGGCTCATATATACAAGTCGCTTCGGTATCTAAATTAGACACAAATAGTGCTTTGATTAAAAAGATTGTAGCAAGTGGTTACAAATATAAAACACACAAAGTTGTGGTAAATGGCAATGAAGTTATTAAAATTCTAATTGGCCCATTTGGTGCTGATTTAGAATCTAATATGCAAAAAATTCGCCAAGATATATCAAATGGCGCCTTTGTGTATAGAGTCAAATAA